In Blastopirellula sp. J2-11, a single genomic region encodes these proteins:
- the fmt gene encoding methionyl-tRNA formyltransferase — translation MLRIVMMGTGPFAVPTFRRLLASPHQVLALLTQPPRVMRGNRQAPLSPMRAVAEEAELPVHWPESVNTPEAHEILRTYAADLFVVCDYGQILSAESLMLAKLGGINLHGSLLPKYRGAAPVNWAMYHGDAETGVTVIHMTPKLDGGPILAIAKTPIDADEDAVALEERLSLIGIEPVMDSIALLEKHGNNPPGELQDPALITKARRLRKEDGDLPWARTAAEIYNQHRAFQPWPGTYTHWLRDGAEPLRLIIKRMTPLASDAHVAPGQVASTDEGRLVVATASGQISLDEIQPAGKRVMQAAQFLNGYGLRPGDRFGSFEPLPGTDGTPPASPGSRA, via the coding sequence ATGCTACGAATTGTGATGATGGGAACCGGTCCATTCGCCGTGCCAACCTTTCGCCGACTCCTGGCTTCGCCTCATCAAGTGCTCGCTCTGCTGACGCAGCCGCCGCGCGTGATGCGCGGCAATCGCCAGGCGCCGCTCAGTCCGATGCGCGCCGTCGCCGAAGAAGCCGAATTGCCAGTCCATTGGCCCGAAAGCGTCAACACGCCGGAAGCCCACGAGATCTTACGCACCTACGCCGCCGATCTGTTTGTCGTTTGCGACTACGGGCAAATCCTTTCGGCCGAGTCGCTGATGCTCGCCAAACTGGGCGGGATCAATCTGCACGGTTCGTTATTGCCCAAGTATCGGGGCGCCGCTCCGGTGAATTGGGCCATGTACCACGGCGATGCGGAGACCGGCGTGACCGTGATTCACATGACGCCCAAACTGGACGGCGGACCGATTTTGGCGATCGCCAAAACGCCAATTGACGCCGATGAAGACGCCGTTGCGTTAGAAGAACGACTCTCGCTCATCGGAATCGAACCGGTGATGGATTCGATCGCGCTGCTCGAAAAGCATGGAAACAATCCGCCAGGCGAGTTGCAAGATCCGGCGCTGATCACCAAGGCCCGCCGCTTGCGCAAAGAAGATGGCGACCTGCCGTGGGCGCGCACGGCGGCCGAAATCTACAACCAGCATCGCGCGTTTCAGCCTTGGCCCGGAACCTATACGCATTGGCTGCGCGACGGCGCCGAGCCGCTGCGACTGATCATCAAACGGATGACGCCGCTGGCCAGCGACGCGCACGTCGCACCGGGGCAAGTCGCGTCGACCGACGAAGGACGACTGGTCGTCGCGACCGCTAGCGGTCAGATCTCCTTGGACGAAATTCAGCCGGCCGGCAAGCGCGTCATGCAGGCAGCCCAGTTTCTAAACGGCTACGGGCTTCGCCCCGGTGACCGGTTTGGCTCGTTTGAGCCGCTGCCGGGAACCGACGGCACTCCCCCCGCTAGTCCCGGCAGTCGAGCGTAA
- a CDS encoding zinc-binding dehydrogenase, whose protein sequence is MKAAILKQLNSPLVLESQDDLIASDHEVIVQLNAAALNRRDFWICQGMYPGIQLPSILGSDGAGVVSKTNDSRSASWLGREVIINPGWNWGDNAAAQSDAFKILGMPVNGTFATHVQVPAQYLHEKPSHLSFVEAAALPLAGMTAYRALFTQGRLQPGEKVLISGIGGGVASFALQFACAAGAEVIVTSSSSEKIATAIRYGAAHGYDYNATDWVGEATTQFGPVNLIIDSAGGAGYRGLLDLAAPGGRIVNYGATAGPPPKLDLFKVFWKQLHLIGSTMGSPNDFAAMLQFVNERKIKPIIDETLPLSAVNEAIEKMRHSSQFGKITLDCRD, encoded by the coding sequence ATGAAGGCCGCCATACTCAAACAATTAAATTCCCCTCTGGTGCTGGAGTCGCAGGACGATCTGATCGCTAGCGATCATGAAGTGATCGTCCAGCTCAACGCCGCCGCACTGAACCGGCGTGACTTTTGGATTTGTCAGGGAATGTATCCCGGCATCCAGTTGCCGTCGATTTTGGGGTCCGACGGCGCCGGCGTTGTTAGCAAGACCAATGATTCGCGGTCGGCGAGCTGGCTTGGTCGCGAGGTGATCATCAATCCCGGTTGGAATTGGGGAGACAACGCCGCCGCGCAGTCGGACGCGTTCAAAATTTTGGGGATGCCGGTCAACGGCACGTTCGCCACGCACGTGCAAGTTCCAGCACAGTACCTGCACGAAAAACCGAGCCACCTAAGTTTTGTCGAAGCGGCGGCGCTGCCGCTGGCGGGAATGACGGCCTATCGCGCGTTGTTCACGCAAGGGAGACTTCAGCCGGGTGAGAAGGTGCTGATCAGCGGCATCGGCGGCGGAGTCGCCTCCTTTGCGCTGCAATTCGCCTGTGCGGCCGGCGCCGAGGTGATTGTTACTTCCTCTTCCAGCGAGAAGATCGCGACCGCGATTCGCTATGGCGCGGCGCACGGCTATGACTACAACGCAACCGATTGGGTGGGCGAAGCGACTACGCAGTTCGGCCCGGTCAATCTCATTATCGACAGCGCCGGTGGAGCCGGATATCGCGGGCTCTTGGATCTGGCGGCGCCTGGCGGACGGATTGTGAACTATGGCGCAACGGCCGGGCCACCGCCCAAGCTGGACCTGTTTAAAGTCTTTTGGAAGCAGTTGCATCTGATCGGCTCGACGATGGGGTCGCCGAACGATTTCGCCGCGATGCTGCAGTTTGTCAACGAGCGTAAAATCAAACCGATTATCGACGAGACGCTACCGCTCAGCGCCGTGAACGAAGCGATCGAGAAGATGCGACATTCCTCGCAATTTGGCAAAATTACGCTCGACTGCCGGGACTAG